In Paracoccus aerodenitrificans, the following are encoded in one genomic region:
- a CDS encoding aromatic ring-hydroxylating oxygenase subunit alpha, which produces MSHMQKAANYVDWRRGQISREIYVSEEVYRRELETLFTRAWLFVGHESQIPNPGDFFTSRMGEESVILVRDKAGEIHVFLNSCRHRGMKVCRYESGNTSLFTCPYHSWTYTTDGRIRGIPLYKALYDGNLDRDEWSLIEVAKLHNYKGTIWATWDPEAPDFMTYLGDVKVHLDQALDCRDGRPGGSEVIGVHKWIFPANWKFAAENFLGDTYHNPSHRSVDMIGIGPSALEGVKGRRDNELEQAQHVWCSFPAGHGVHSAVQPEGYEFVDAFKNDPEIADYFRHCHEERKRRLGEQARFLPFVGTIFPNTSYHGRQPRSLCTWHPHSANETEGWRFFLVDADAPAKIKDFLRGYYMRYSGPAGMTEQDDMENWLYATNASMGTIARRHNFNYSQSMGSSQLNPIVNGIEVRGDVSQQVTEHMAVGFYRRWADHLDMQPWDVLLGGDDERFVETMAAQ; this is translated from the coding sequence ATGTCCCATATGCAAAAGGCCGCTAACTATGTTGATTGGCGCCGGGGTCAGATCAGCCGTGAAATTTATGTCAGTGAGGAAGTCTATCGCCGCGAGCTGGAGACGCTGTTTACTCGTGCTTGGTTGTTCGTCGGACACGAATCTCAGATCCCAAATCCCGGCGATTTCTTTACGTCGCGCATGGGGGAAGAGTCGGTAATTCTGGTCCGCGACAAGGCTGGTGAGATTCATGTTTTCCTCAACAGCTGCCGTCATCGCGGCATGAAGGTCTGCCGATATGAATCTGGCAATACATCGCTATTTACATGTCCGTACCACTCGTGGACTTATACAACAGATGGACGCATCCGAGGGATCCCGCTTTATAAAGCGCTTTACGATGGGAACCTTGACCGGGATGAGTGGTCGCTGATCGAAGTTGCCAAGCTTCATAACTACAAGGGAACGATCTGGGCAACATGGGATCCGGAAGCGCCAGACTTCATGACGTATCTGGGCGATGTAAAGGTTCACCTTGATCAGGCTCTGGATTGCCGAGACGGCCGCCCCGGCGGATCCGAGGTGATTGGTGTGCATAAATGGATTTTCCCGGCAAACTGGAAGTTCGCTGCAGAGAACTTCCTGGGCGACACCTATCATAATCCAAGCCATCGGTCTGTCGATATGATCGGGATTGGCCCCTCGGCACTGGAGGGAGTGAAAGGTCGCCGTGACAACGAGTTGGAACAGGCTCAGCATGTATGGTGCAGCTTTCCCGCTGGACATGGAGTGCACTCGGCTGTTCAGCCGGAAGGCTATGAATTCGTTGATGCCTTCAAAAATGACCCGGAAATCGCCGATTACTTCCGTCATTGTCATGAGGAACGTAAGCGTCGGTTAGGCGAGCAGGCCCGGTTCTTGCCTTTCGTCGGTACTATCTTCCCGAACACGTCCTATCACGGGCGTCAGCCCCGCAGTCTCTGCACATGGCACCCCCACAGCGCGAATGAAACGGAAGGTTGGCGCTTCTTCCTAGTGGACGCTGATGCTCCGGCAAAGATCAAAGATTTTCTGCGCGGCTACTACATGCGTTATTCAGGTCCTGCAGGCATGACCGAACAGGATGACATGGAAAACTGGCTCTACGCGACCAATGCGTCTATGGGCACCATCGCGCGACGCCACAACTTCAACTACTCCCAGTCCATGGGCTCTAGTCAGTTGAATCCGATTGTTAACGGGATCGAGGTTAGGGGCGATGTTTCGCAGCAGGTGACCGAACACATGGCCGTGGGCTTCTATCGCCGTTGGGCAGATCACCTGGATATGCAGCCTTGGGACGTGTTGCTAGGTGGTGATGACGAGCGATTTGTCGAAACTATGGCTGCGCAATGA
- a CDS encoding SDR family NAD(P)-dependent oxidoreductase: MNTAGEKPEKTVIVSGATFGIGHEMALYLARSGFRVVGFGLEKAPVSSVAEASVADLNSAVKAEGLSAEFVAGDVTSESDVERAVSKALEYGDGIFGLVNNAAIGPLGTILDTQPDLFMRIMEVNLKGSYLMARAVIPHMRERGGGRIVNIGSGAGWGKPNMAAYSTSKGGLVALSKAMALDHFADGVAVNTVIPGGGGIISGMSLGRVAGDQEKLQSKAIGTVAGRIMNGSDMAGAVRFLLSEEAAAISGTIIDVGCFAHQGSSTPLPRRA; this comes from the coding sequence ATGAATACGGCGGGAGAAAAGCCGGAAAAAACCGTAATCGTGTCGGGAGCCACTTTCGGGATCGGCCATGAGATGGCTCTCTATCTGGCGCGTTCAGGTTTCCGTGTGGTGGGTTTTGGCCTTGAAAAAGCGCCTGTTTCCAGCGTGGCCGAAGCCTCTGTTGCGGATCTGAATTCGGCGGTCAAAGCCGAAGGTCTGAGCGCAGAGTTTGTTGCGGGGGATGTAACGAGCGAATCCGATGTTGAGCGTGCCGTCTCGAAGGCGCTGGAATATGGCGATGGAATCTTTGGTTTGGTGAACAATGCTGCCATCGGACCTTTGGGTACCATTCTCGATACCCAGCCGGACCTATTCATGCGTATTATGGAGGTAAACCTAAAAGGATCGTATCTTATGGCGCGGGCCGTTATTCCTCATATGAGGGAGCGTGGCGGGGGACGCATCGTAAATATCGGGTCCGGTGCGGGTTGGGGGAAGCCCAATATGGCGGCCTATTCAACCAGTAAAGGTGGTCTCGTTGCGCTATCCAAGGCTATGGCTCTGGATCATTTTGCTGACGGGGTCGCCGTCAACACCGTGATCCCTGGAGGCGGCGGCATCATTTCGGGCATGAGTCTTGGGCGGGTCGCAGGCGATCAGGAAAAACTACAGTCCAAAGCAATCGGTACTGTCGCAGGACGCATCATGAACGGTTCTGACATGGCTGGGGCAGTCCGCTTTTTGTTGTCAGAAGAAGCCGCAGCCATCTCGGGCACAATCATTGATGTAGGATGTTTCGCGCATCAGGGGTCGTCGACACCACTGCCGAGACGTGCATGA
- a CDS encoding 3-phenylpropionate/cinnamic acid dioxygenase subunit beta, producing the protein MDAIVETKRIQRDDDYYLLRREIEEYYYDEAEHLDNRRFNEWLDMLHEDLRYFMPMRHNVKFGQHSEREDTKEEYGISWFNEDKWTVTKRVEQILTGVHYAEEPLSRTTHMLTNIQLLEADPSAAEASEVKTSCRFLTYLNRVETETYTFVGKRYDTLRKVDGAWKVLHRRIILDQNVLQAKNLSTFF; encoded by the coding sequence ATGGACGCAATTGTCGAGACAAAGCGCATCCAGCGTGATGATGACTACTATTTGCTACGGCGCGAGATCGAGGAATATTACTATGATGAAGCCGAACATCTAGACAACCGACGTTTCAACGAATGGCTCGACATGCTGCATGAAGACCTGCGGTACTTCATGCCCATGCGGCACAATGTGAAGTTCGGTCAACACTCAGAGCGCGAAGATACAAAAGAGGAATACGGCATCAGCTGGTTTAACGAAGATAAGTGGACCGTTACTAAGCGTGTCGAACAAATTCTCACTGGTGTTCACTATGCCGAAGAGCCGTTGTCACGCACCACGCATATGCTTACGAATATTCAGCTTCTCGAAGCTGATCCCTCTGCAGCGGAAGCTAGCGAGGTAAAGACCTCCTGTCGTTTTCTGACCTATCTGAATCGGGTGGAAACGGAGACCTACACTTTCGTCGGTAAACGCTACGACACGCTGCGGAAAGTAGATGGCGCTTGGAAGGTGCTGCACCGCCGCATCATTCTGGACCAGAACGTGCTTCAGGCCAAAAACCTGTCAACGTTCTTTTGA
- a CDS encoding NAD(P)/FAD-dependent oxidoreductase: MTEKVVIVGGGQAAVSAALRLRAGGYAGKLDIIGEEPTLPYQRPPLSKKYLKGEIPLDRLHLRPEALYRDQGIALHMGKQALFIDRVNKKLATDKNQKLPYDKLILATGATPRRLPDEVGGHLANVHTFRTLAHADGLQDALRPGKRLLIIGGGYIGLEMAAVAVGLGLEVTLIEFQERILNRVAAPETADWFRVLHLKHGVDLREGVGLERLIAKDGRAHMAQLSDGSAVGVDLVIAGIGVLANDGLARSAGLTTDNGIVTDQCCRTFDPDIYAIGDCAVLPFRGEPTRLESVQNACDQGDYVADHILGVATSSYDPEPWFWSDQYDISLKIAGLNRGYDNVITRRGERDGGLSVWYFAGDKLLAVDALDDPKSYMMGKKWLSSAQDPDPTALADPEIPLKSIPTRNRAAQLQVQRGTRDG; the protein is encoded by the coding sequence ATGACAGAGAAAGTTGTTATCGTCGGCGGCGGTCAGGCCGCCGTATCAGCTGCTTTGCGCCTGCGAGCCGGTGGCTATGCAGGGAAACTCGATATTATCGGTGAAGAACCGACGCTGCCATACCAGCGTCCACCTTTATCGAAAAAATACCTCAAGGGAGAAATCCCCCTTGATCGCCTGCATCTACGCCCGGAAGCGTTGTATCGTGACCAAGGCATCGCATTACATATGGGAAAACAGGCTCTGTTCATCGATAGGGTCAATAAGAAGCTGGCCACAGATAAAAACCAGAAGCTTCCCTATGACAAGCTGATACTTGCGACTGGGGCAACGCCGCGCAGACTACCTGACGAGGTTGGAGGGCATCTTGCCAATGTTCATACATTCCGGACTCTGGCTCATGCGGATGGTTTGCAGGATGCATTGCGCCCCGGAAAACGATTGCTGATTATCGGTGGAGGTTATATCGGCCTTGAAATGGCAGCGGTGGCTGTGGGCCTTGGTCTTGAGGTGACGCTCATCGAGTTTCAGGAACGTATCCTGAACCGGGTGGCAGCCCCGGAAACCGCCGATTGGTTCCGCGTACTCCATCTGAAGCACGGGGTCGATCTACGCGAAGGCGTCGGATTGGAGCGCCTGATCGCCAAAGACGGGCGTGCGCATATGGCGCAACTCAGCGATGGGTCTGCGGTTGGTGTCGATCTGGTAATTGCAGGTATCGGCGTCCTCGCGAATGATGGCCTAGCCCGTTCGGCCGGTTTGACCACGGATAACGGCATCGTAACCGACCAATGCTGTCGTACCTTCGATCCCGATATTTATGCGATCGGTGATTGCGCAGTGCTCCCTTTCCGAGGAGAACCAACGCGTCTCGAGTCCGTTCAAAATGCATGTGATCAGGGAGATTATGTTGCCGATCATATTCTTGGTGTTGCGACATCATCATATGATCCGGAGCCTTGGTTCTGGTCGGATCAATACGACATTTCGCTAAAAATAGCTGGCCTTAACCGCGGTTATGATAATGTTATAACACGTCGCGGTGAGCGCGATGGCGGGCTGTCAGTCTGGTACTTCGCGGGTGACAAGCTTTTGGCTGTGGACGCGCTGGATGATCCAAAGTCCTACATGATGGGCAAAAAGTGGCTGTCATCTGCTCAGGATCCTGACCCAACCGCTCTCGCTGATCCAGAAATACCACTTAAATCGATTCCGACGCGGAATCGTGCGGCCCAATTGCAAGTCCAGCGAGGAACGCGTGATGGATAA
- a CDS encoding thiamine pyrophosphate-dependent enzyme: MDNPKTNIDMTGGEALVSALISAGTDTLFAIPGIQLDWAVDALAARSEISVYVPRHEQSITYMADGFARVTGQPGVGMAVPGPGMLNATAGLSTAYACNSPVIFIVGQIHSDAIGKGYGNLHEIPDQSGVLRGLTKSHELVLDHNRISGAIQAAFSAAMNGRKRPASVELPYDLLIEKGEVPAEAQQMPDEPPAPEEKLIEKASELINQASFPVIYIGGGAIDAGAEILALARKLGAPVIASDNGRGAIPDSDPLMFNSLAGRPLFQKADLILVVGSRFMDIMTPEPSWPQNDKTFIYINIDPCDLGGLRHGAVDIVSDAALAAEALTQSVAHREGMNAEQSSRIKAWALSQIHATGTLWEYVSALREALPDDGIFVNELTQVGYLARIAFECRQPRTLIGPGYQGTLGYSFPTALGAAVGGGGRRVFSISGDGGFGWSVQELATARRYNLPVTLVIFNDGLYGNVHAIQNATFGRNYITELANPNFEQLARAFGIDFARASDPGSLKQILSESVKVNGPLLVEAPVGKMAAPWPLLRLRPMGGGQQADYSDLFEKFGE, from the coding sequence ATGGATAATCCGAAAACTAATATCGATATGACCGGGGGCGAGGCCCTTGTTTCCGCCCTGATCTCGGCGGGTACCGACACACTCTTTGCAATTCCGGGAATACAGCTGGATTGGGCTGTCGACGCGCTCGCCGCCCGATCAGAAATTTCAGTCTACGTACCACGGCATGAGCAGTCGATTACTTATATGGCGGATGGGTTCGCGCGTGTTACCGGACAGCCCGGCGTCGGAATGGCAGTACCGGGACCGGGGATGCTAAATGCTACTGCCGGACTTAGTACTGCCTATGCCTGTAACTCTCCCGTAATATTTATTGTCGGTCAGATCCATTCAGACGCTATCGGCAAGGGTTACGGTAATCTGCACGAAATTCCCGACCAGAGTGGTGTACTTCGCGGCTTGACCAAATCGCATGAACTCGTTTTAGACCATAACCGCATTTCCGGCGCTATTCAGGCAGCGTTTTCGGCTGCGATGAACGGACGCAAACGCCCTGCTTCAGTTGAGCTTCCCTATGATCTGCTGATCGAGAAAGGTGAAGTGCCTGCAGAAGCGCAGCAAATGCCGGATGAACCGCCTGCACCCGAAGAAAAGCTGATTGAAAAGGCATCAGAACTGATCAATCAAGCGTCTTTTCCTGTAATCTACATAGGTGGAGGCGCAATTGATGCCGGCGCCGAAATCCTCGCCCTGGCGCGGAAGCTCGGTGCGCCGGTAATCGCAAGCGACAACGGGCGTGGGGCAATCCCAGATTCCGATCCGCTGATGTTTAACTCGCTCGCTGGACGACCGCTATTCCAGAAAGCGGATCTGATTCTGGTAGTTGGATCGCGCTTTATGGATATCATGACGCCAGAGCCAAGCTGGCCGCAAAACGATAAAACTTTCATCTACATAAACATAGATCCATGTGATTTAGGTGGACTGCGACACGGGGCTGTGGACATCGTTTCCGATGCGGCTTTGGCTGCAGAAGCCCTTACTCAATCGGTTGCGCATCGCGAAGGGATGAACGCAGAGCAATCGTCCAGAATAAAGGCTTGGGCACTATCTCAGATCCACGCGACCGGGACATTGTGGGAGTATGTCTCAGCCTTGCGCGAAGCACTTCCCGATGACGGCATATTCGTGAACGAGTTGACGCAAGTTGGCTATCTCGCGCGTATTGCTTTTGAGTGCCGCCAACCGCGCACATTGATCGGTCCTGGTTATCAGGGGACGTTGGGATACAGTTTTCCAACGGCTCTTGGCGCGGCTGTAGGAGGTGGAGGCCGTCGCGTATTCTCAATCTCAGGCGATGGCGGCTTCGGTTGGTCTGTTCAGGAGCTTGCGACCGCGCGTCGATATAACCTGCCTGTGACATTAGTGATCTTCAACGACGGGCTGTACGGGAATGTACATGCAATCCAAAATGCAACCTTTGGACGCAACTATATCACTGAACTTGCCAATCCAAACTTCGAGCAGCTGGCTCGTGCGTTCGGTATCGACTTTGCTCGGGCTTCTGACCCGGGATCATTGAAGCAAATTCTTAGTGAAAGTGTGAAGGTTAATGGGCCGTTACTGGTCGAAGCGCCTGTCGGTAAAATGGCGGCTCCCTGGCCGCTCTTACGCTTGCGACCGATGGGCGGTGGACAACAGGCAGACTACAGCGATCTTTTCGAAAAGTTTGGAGAGTAA
- a CDS encoding aldehyde dehydrogenase family protein, producing the protein MALDQEKINNLREAHIGTMQNFIDGRWQVSNDGGEIAVVSPGTGRQIATIIDSSERDVEAAISAARRSFSDGSWARMAPHARKAILFRLAELIENEALQLAVMGVRDNGTEIGMAIGAEPGSAANTFRFYAEALDKVNGDITPTSPEVLSLIHREPVGVVGAIVPWNFPLMIGAWKIAPALAAGNSVVLKPSEAASLTLLRLAELASLAGVPPGVFNVVTGIGATAGRTLALSDDVDVLTFTGSGQVGRHLLHSSADSNFKPVHLELGGKSPNIVFDDCGDLASVAYQSARAIFANSGQVCVAASRLLVQDSIYDRFLEEVSAAADATIVGDPLDIKTQAGAIGTAAQLEKNISFVDRARQAGDSVIVGGENIERDGYFFKPTVIAALSETSPVVRDEVFGPVLAIQRFRDEEDAVRLANDTSYGLSSGVWTQNISRAHRMVRKLQAGVVHVNCYGGADITAPLVGTKQSGNGFDRSLEALSKYQKRKTAWIKLEQTA; encoded by the coding sequence ATGGCATTGGATCAGGAGAAAATCAACAATCTGCGTGAAGCCCATATCGGTACGATGCAGAACTTCATCGATGGCAGATGGCAGGTCAGCAATGACGGGGGAGAGATTGCGGTAGTTAGTCCCGGTACCGGGCGACAGATTGCAACTATCATCGATAGCTCAGAGCGAGATGTAGAGGCCGCAATTTCAGCTGCACGACGCAGTTTCTCAGATGGAAGCTGGGCCAGGATGGCACCACATGCCAGAAAAGCCATCCTGTTCCGCCTCGCCGAGCTGATCGAAAACGAAGCGCTACAACTTGCTGTTATGGGAGTTCGTGACAATGGAACCGAAATCGGCATGGCTATTGGCGCGGAGCCGGGGAGCGCGGCGAATACTTTCCGCTTTTATGCGGAAGCCTTGGATAAGGTGAACGGCGATATCACCCCCACCTCCCCGGAAGTGTTAAGTCTTATCCACCGCGAACCGGTTGGTGTAGTCGGTGCCATCGTACCTTGGAATTTCCCGCTGATGATAGGTGCTTGGAAAATTGCTCCAGCACTCGCTGCCGGTAACTCAGTGGTACTTAAACCCTCAGAAGCGGCGTCATTGACGCTGCTGAGGCTGGCTGAACTGGCATCTTTGGCGGGGGTTCCCCCGGGTGTTTTCAATGTTGTAACCGGAATCGGTGCAACCGCCGGTAGGACACTGGCTCTTAGCGATGACGTGGATGTGTTGACCTTCACGGGGTCGGGTCAGGTAGGCCGACACTTACTACATTCTTCTGCCGACTCAAACTTCAAACCGGTGCACCTGGAACTGGGCGGAAAGTCCCCGAATATCGTTTTCGATGACTGCGGTGATCTGGCGTCTGTCGCGTATCAATCTGCTCGGGCGATCTTTGCCAATTCGGGTCAGGTATGTGTCGCTGCAAGCCGGTTGCTCGTTCAGGACAGTATTTATGATCGCTTTCTGGAAGAAGTAAGTGCCGCTGCGGACGCCACTATTGTGGGCGATCCACTTGACATAAAAACGCAAGCGGGAGCCATAGGAACTGCCGCGCAACTCGAAAAAAATATCTCATTTGTTGATCGCGCCAGGCAAGCTGGTGACAGCGTAATTGTTGGCGGAGAGAACATCGAACGCGATGGCTATTTCTTCAAGCCAACAGTGATTGCGGCGCTTTCCGAAACCAGTCCGGTCGTTCGCGATGAGGTCTTCGGGCCCGTTTTAGCTATACAGCGATTCCGAGATGAGGAGGATGCAGTACGGCTTGCGAATGACACCAGCTATGGATTGTCGTCCGGTGTCTGGACCCAAAATATCTCGCGTGCCCACCGCATGGTGCGGAAATTACAGGCGGGGGTCGTTCACGTGAACTGTTACGGCGGCGCAGACATCACAGCGCCGCTTGTTGGCACGAAACAATCGGGGAACGGCTTTGACCGTTCACTTGAGGCTCTTTCTAAGTATCAGAAACGTAAAACGGCATGGATCAAGCTGGAGCAGACAGCCTGA
- a CDS encoding 2Fe-2S iron-sulfur cluster-binding protein, protein MVNITFVETDGTERNVEAEVGLSIMEVATRNNVAGIIAECGGQCSCATCHVYIEGAFFDKVGEPVDDEEDMLDFSENRKENSRLGCQIEVTDDLDGMTVRVAEEE, encoded by the coding sequence ATGGTAAATATTACGTTCGTCGAGACTGACGGCACGGAAAGAAATGTCGAGGCTGAGGTGGGACTTTCGATTATGGAAGTTGCAACCCGAAATAATGTTGCCGGTATCATCGCGGAGTGCGGAGGTCAGTGCTCCTGTGCAACCTGCCACGTCTATATTGAGGGCGCGTTCTTCGACAAGGTTGGTGAGCCCGTCGATGATGAGGAGGATATGTTAGACTTCTCAGAAAACCGTAAAGAAAACTCCCGTTTAGGTTGTCAGATCGAAGTTACAGATGATCTGGACGGTATGACGGTACGTGTCGCGGAAGAAGAATAG
- a CDS encoding MFS transporter, whose product MRRALFASGFTTFGLLYYIQSLFPVFSSELNVSPTQSSFSLSLTTGVMAFSLLIVSAISDKVGRKRLMTLSLLSSSILTILMAFAPSWNAILSSRLLMGVSLCGVQSVAMAYLAEEVEPTSFGSTLGLFIGGSALGGMAGRMVSAVIADHFGWEVAVGFMGVLGLAATVYFWVALPDSRYFLPRQPGWHSLASDFKTIIKDRLLLRLFFIGFAVMSGFVTIYNYVSYRLIAAPFELSQSEVGLIFLLYVFGSIGASVGGSLASRFGHNHVLWISIAIMVSGIILTLPEQIGTVLLGLSVLTFGMFASHSISSGWVSLHAKSSKALAASLYLFAYYQGGSLIGAIGGLFWEGDGWYGVVFITAGIVTVGLISAISLIYKRT is encoded by the coding sequence ATGAGACGCGCATTGTTCGCGTCAGGTTTTACCACTTTTGGCTTGCTATACTATATCCAGTCACTCTTTCCGGTATTTTCTTCGGAATTAAATGTATCGCCAACACAAAGCAGTTTTTCCCTTTCACTCACGACAGGAGTCATGGCATTTTCGCTTCTGATCGTCAGCGCAATCTCGGATAAAGTCGGGCGAAAACGGCTCATGACGCTATCGCTTCTTTCGTCATCGATACTGACAATACTGATGGCATTTGCTCCATCATGGAATGCAATCTTGTCGAGTCGCCTGCTGATGGGGGTCTCGTTGTGCGGCGTACAGTCAGTCGCCATGGCCTATCTCGCGGAAGAAGTTGAACCAACCAGCTTTGGTTCAACGCTCGGATTGTTCATCGGGGGCAGCGCCTTAGGCGGAATGGCAGGCCGAATGGTTTCGGCTGTAATAGCGGATCACTTTGGCTGGGAAGTGGCAGTAGGGTTTATGGGGGTTCTTGGCCTAGCCGCGACCGTATATTTTTGGGTGGCGCTGCCGGACTCTCGATATTTCTTGCCGCGTCAGCCAGGCTGGCACAGTTTGGCGAGTGATTTCAAAACCATCATTAAAGACCGCCTGCTACTTCGCCTTTTCTTCATCGGCTTTGCTGTGATGAGCGGTTTCGTGACGATCTATAACTATGTAAGCTATCGTCTGATCGCGGCACCTTTTGAACTGTCACAATCAGAGGTTGGCCTGATCTTCCTGCTCTATGTATTCGGCAGCATCGGTGCCAGCGTCGGCGGCTCGCTCGCATCAAGGTTTGGCCATAATCATGTGCTCTGGATCAGCATTGCTATCATGGTTTCCGGAATAATCCTGACCCTACCAGAGCAGATCGGGACAGTGCTATTAGGGCTGTCCGTGCTCACGTTTGGGATGTTTGCGAGCCATAGTATTTCCAGCGGTTGGGTTAGCCTGCATGCAAAATCGAGCAAAGCCCTCGCCGCTTCTCTTTACCTTTTTGCGTATTATCAAGGGGGCAGCCTTATTGGTGCAATCGGAGGATTGTTTTGGGAGGGTGATGGTTGGTATGGTGTTGTCTTTATTACTGCTGGAATTGTTACAGTCGGATTGATTTCTGCAATATCTCTAATTTATAAACGAACCTGA
- a CDS encoding FAD-dependent oxidoreductase, with the protein MNKLDYDVIIAGAGPVGLVLALELAAKGVRVFIAEQREEGFMPTVRCNHISSRSMESFRRLGLSNIIRNSGLPGDYEQSVSYRTTTTGTELTRIRIPSRNDRFTERDDGPDGNWPTPEPPHRMNQIFLEPILVEAAQRNADITLCYGSELVGFDQETYGVSAELRDAHGVQTIKSSFLVGCDGGRSLVRKSIGATLSGDPVLQRVQSTYIRAPQLIEQMKHDPTWAMFSLNPKRTGNVYAIDGKERWLVHNYLRDNEPEFDSVDRDSCIRAILGVDEAFEYEVLANEDWIGRRLVTDKMRDGRVFICGDAAHLWVPYAGYGMNAGIADAADLSWLLASVVSGWGGEGMLAAYEAERLPITEQVSQYAMNHCIAMAKQRSSVPDQIEDQTVAGELARKKMGREAYDLNVQQYVCAGLNFGYFYDQSPIITPSDVNPPAYSMSEFTPSSVPGCRVPHFWLSESTSLFDRLGPGYTLLRTDTKVEVKPLLNAAEMMGVPLECLDIDPPEQVADQYPTPLIIVRPDHHVAWRGEAIDRKAAEKLLSIISGRFFDDFENRAK; encoded by the coding sequence ATGAACAAGCTGGACTACGATGTAATTATAGCTGGTGCCGGTCCCGTCGGCCTTGTACTCGCACTCGAACTCGCTGCAAAAGGCGTCAGAGTTTTCATTGCTGAGCAACGAGAAGAAGGCTTCATGCCTACTGTGCGTTGCAATCACATATCTTCGCGAAGCATGGAAAGCTTCAGGCGGCTCGGTCTTTCGAATATTATCAGAAATTCTGGCTTGCCGGGGGATTATGAGCAAAGCGTCTCTTACAGGACCACAACGACGGGTACAGAGTTGACGCGCATTCGGATCCCGTCGCGAAATGACCGTTTTACGGAACGCGATGACGGTCCGGACGGAAACTGGCCAACCCCGGAACCGCCGCACCGGATGAATCAGATTTTCCTCGAACCGATTCTTGTAGAAGCTGCACAAAGAAATGCTGACATCACGCTATGCTACGGATCGGAACTGGTTGGGTTTGATCAGGAAACCTATGGTGTTTCGGCAGAACTTCGTGATGCTCACGGTGTACAAACCATTAAATCTTCTTTTTTGGTTGGCTGTGACGGTGGCCGCTCCCTCGTCAGAAAGTCAATTGGCGCAACGCTCAGCGGGGATCCCGTCCTTCAGAGAGTACAGTCTACGTATATTCGGGCTCCGCAGCTCATTGAGCAGATGAAGCATGATCCGACTTGGGCAATGTTTTCATTGAACCCAAAGCGGACAGGAAACGTTTACGCGATCGATGGAAAAGAGCGCTGGCTTGTTCACAACTATCTTCGCGACAATGAGCCAGAATTCGACAGTGTGGATCGGGATTCCTGTATCCGCGCCATACTGGGTGTTGATGAAGCTTTTGAATACGAGGTTCTTGCCAATGAAGACTGGATTGGTCGCAGACTAGTGACAGATAAGATGCGGGATGGTCGAGTATTCATCTGTGGTGACGCGGCGCATCTCTGGGTACCCTATGCCGGCTATGGTATGAATGCCGGCATCGCGGATGCTGCTGATCTTTCCTGGCTTCTTGCATCGGTCGTTAGCGGATGGGGAGGAGAAGGCATGCTTGCGGCCTATGAGGCAGAGCGACTGCCCATAACAGAACAGGTCAGCCAATATGCCATGAACCATTGCATTGCGATGGCGAAGCAACGGAGCTCAGTACCAGATCAGATTGAAGATCAGACGGTTGCTGGCGAGCTCGCGCGTAAAAAAATGGGGCGCGAAGCCTATGATCTGAATGTTCAGCAATATGTGTGCGCGGGACTAAATTTCGGGTATTTTTACGATCAATCTCCGATTATCACTCCCAGTGACGTCAACCCTCCCGCCTATTCCATGAGCGAGTTTACTCCATCAAGCGTTCCGGGATGTAGGGTACCGCATTTCTGGCTGTCTGAAAGCACCTCGCTCTTCGACAGGTTGGGGCCAGGCTATACACTGCTGCGGACGGACACCAAGGTTGAGGTGAAACCACTGCTGAACGCTGCGGAGATGATGGGTGTACCACTGGAGTGCCTGGATATTGATCCACCGGAACAGGTGGCTGACCAATATCCAACGCCACTCATTATCGTCAGGCCAGATCATCATGTCGCCTGGCGCGGCGAGGCGATTGACAGAAAGGCTGCTGAAAAATTACTTTCTATCATATCAGGAAGATTTTTCGATGACTTTGAAAATAGAGCAAAATGA